One genomic window of Marinobacter adhaerens HP15 includes the following:
- a CDS encoding carboxy terminal-processing peptidase, whose protein sequence is MTIAERIMARRSSAGSVRFGVCKAMTVALLLSAPLGLHANVETPDVYEPVAPTIDQARANILIARQLQFTHFRDLGISDELSGDVFDAYLDYLDGQRIYLSQDDIAKFDKIRTQLGSALKTGQLQPGFDIYNLVQQRIIERLQFALETIDKGIDTLDFSANESILVDRSKADWESNAKALDDLWVKRIKNAVLAQRLNGAEDEAIVETLRRRYEGQLKRAYQARSEDAFQAYMNAFTGMWDPHTSYFSPRTSENFNINMSLSLEGIGAVLQSDNEYTKVVRLVPGGPASKQGQLEPADRIVSVAQEDEKPVNVIGWRLDEVVDLIRGPRNSTVTLEVIPANASDETITETIAIKRDEVKLEEQSASKDTIRLERGGKEYTIGVITIPTFYADFQAMQAGDPNYKSTTRDVRNLIAELEADGVDGLVMDLRNNGGGALHEANDLVGLFIDKGPTVQIRNANNDVQVLNDEDPSVAYDGPLVVLTNRMSASASEIFAGAIQDYGRGLVVGSQTFGKGTVQAVRPLNHGQLKITQSKFYRVSGGSTQHKGVIPDIEIPSRIDKTRIGEDALDHALPWDQIEAVPHTRYFDFSGIIDELRKRHEERFSTNPEFSLLQQEIDFLTKQRATDSVSLNLEERRAEHEQIERTRLTIANARRELKGQTPFESLEDLEDWQDQQAADLNSTDEELDFVIREGGHIMADMLDLDNRMASILDPQQFAAQSPAAAVTR, encoded by the coding sequence ATGACCATCGCGGAAAGAATTATGGCTCGTCGCTCTTCGGCCGGATCTGTTCGGTTCGGGGTGTGCAAGGCAATGACTGTAGCATTGCTGTTGTCTGCGCCACTGGGGCTTCATGCGAACGTTGAAACTCCAGACGTGTACGAGCCAGTTGCACCGACGATTGATCAGGCGCGAGCCAATATCCTGATCGCCCGTCAACTGCAGTTTACCCACTTCCGGGACCTCGGAATCAGCGATGAACTCTCCGGAGATGTGTTTGATGCCTACCTGGATTACCTCGACGGGCAGAGAATCTATCTTTCGCAGGACGACATTGCGAAGTTCGACAAAATCCGCACTCAACTCGGCTCTGCCCTGAAAACAGGTCAGCTTCAGCCCGGGTTCGATATTTACAATCTGGTTCAGCAACGGATTATCGAGCGCCTCCAGTTTGCTCTGGAAACAATCGACAAGGGCATCGACACGCTGGATTTCTCGGCCAACGAAAGTATTCTGGTCGACCGCTCGAAAGCGGACTGGGAATCGAACGCCAAGGCCCTGGACGATCTCTGGGTCAAGCGCATTAAAAATGCGGTGCTGGCTCAGCGCCTGAACGGGGCAGAAGACGAAGCCATCGTTGAAACCCTGCGCCGCCGCTACGAAGGCCAGTTGAAGCGCGCGTACCAGGCCCGCAGTGAAGATGCCTTCCAGGCCTATATGAATGCGTTTACCGGCATGTGGGACCCGCACACGTCCTACTTTTCGCCGCGCACCTCCGAAAACTTCAATATCAACATGAGCCTTTCACTGGAAGGCATCGGTGCTGTGCTTCAGTCGGACAACGAATACACCAAGGTGGTGAGACTGGTACCCGGCGGGCCCGCCTCCAAGCAGGGTCAGCTTGAGCCCGCAGATCGCATTGTTTCTGTCGCACAGGAAGACGAAAAACCGGTGAATGTGATCGGTTGGCGTCTGGACGAAGTGGTGGATCTGATTCGTGGGCCGCGCAATTCGACCGTCACACTGGAAGTGATTCCGGCCAATGCCTCCGACGAGACCATTACCGAGACCATCGCCATCAAACGCGATGAAGTAAAGCTGGAAGAGCAGAGCGCCAGCAAGGACACCATACGTCTTGAACGTGGCGGCAAGGAATATACGATTGGCGTCATTACCATCCCCACGTTCTATGCGGATTTCCAGGCCATGCAGGCTGGTGACCCGAATTACAAGAGCACGACCCGCGATGTCCGCAACCTGATTGCGGAGCTCGAAGCCGACGGCGTTGACGGCCTGGTGATGGATTTGCGAAACAACGGCGGTGGTGCGCTGCACGAAGCCAATGATCTGGTCGGCCTGTTTATTGACAAGGGCCCCACCGTTCAGATTCGCAACGCCAATAACGATGTGCAGGTACTCAATGACGAGGATCCTTCCGTGGCCTACGACGGGCCTCTGGTGGTACTCACCAACCGCATGAGTGCGTCAGCGTCCGAAATTTTCGCCGGCGCCATCCAGGACTATGGCCGCGGACTGGTTGTCGGTTCCCAGACCTTTGGCAAGGGCACCGTTCAGGCTGTGCGTCCCCTGAACCACGGGCAACTCAAGATCACCCAGTCCAAGTTCTATCGGGTATCCGGCGGCTCCACGCAACACAAAGGGGTTATCCCGGACATCGAGATTCCTTCTCGTATCGACAAGACCCGCATCGGTGAGGACGCCCTGGATCATGCCCTGCCCTGGGACCAGATCGAGGCCGTGCCGCATACACGCTACTTCGATTTCAGCGGCATTATCGATGAGCTTCGCAAGCGGCACGAAGAGCGGTTCTCAACCAACCCTGAGTTCAGCCTGCTGCAGCAGGAGATCGACTTCCTGACCAAACAGCGCGCCACCGACAGCGTCAGCCTCAACCTGGAAGAACGCCGCGCTGAGCACGAACAGATTGAACGCACACGGCTCACGATCGCAAATGCCCGTCGTGAACTGAAAGGCCAGACACCGTTCGAGTCGCTGGAAGACCTTGAAGACTGGCAAGACCAGCAGGCGGCGGACCTGAATTCCACCGATGAGGAGCTGGATTTCGTGATACGGGAAGGTGGACATATCATGGCCGACATGCTGGACCTTGATAACCGCATGGCATCGATCCTGGATCCCCAGCAATTTGCGGCACAGTCTCCGGCCGCCGCAGTGACACGTTGA
- a CDS encoding glutaredoxin family protein codes for MELLFYTTSQCHLCELAEALLVSTPMPEPIPVDVVDIAQSEELVERYGTRIPVLRRNDTGVELDWPFTRDDLLTFLQ; via the coding sequence ATGGAACTGCTTTTTTACACAACCTCTCAGTGCCACCTGTGTGAACTGGCCGAAGCCCTGCTTGTAAGCACGCCCATGCCGGAGCCGATCCCGGTAGACGTGGTGGACATTGCCCAGTCCGAAGAACTGGTAGAACGCTACGGTACCCGGATACCGGTGCTCCGACGCAACGATACCGGTGTGGAACTGGACTGGCCTTTTACCAGGGATGACTTACTTACATTCCTGCAATGA
- the yaaA gene encoding peroxide stress protein YaaA, producing MLMVISPAKTLDYESPLATSTYTQPEFLEDACELVDQLKTLEPHQISNLMSISDKLGQLNAERFQNWHTPFTPENARQAVLAFKGDVYTGLDAESFSEQDFDFAQQHLRMLSGLYGVLKPLDLMQPYRLEMGTRFENNRGKDLYAFWGSKITEEINRLLADDDGVLVNLASNEYFKSVKKKDLEGRLITPQFKDWKNGQYKMISFYAKKARGLMCRFAIQNRITQADDLKGFNLEGYYFSEDQSDKNNWVFLRDEQ from the coding sequence ATGTTGATGGTTATTTCCCCTGCCAAAACGCTGGATTACGAGAGTCCGCTGGCGACCAGTACCTATACTCAGCCGGAATTCCTTGAGGATGCCTGCGAGCTGGTCGACCAGCTTAAAACGCTGGAGCCGCACCAGATCAGCAATCTGATGAGCATTAGCGACAAGCTTGGGCAGCTGAACGCCGAGCGCTTCCAGAACTGGCACACGCCTTTTACCCCCGAGAATGCCCGGCAGGCTGTGCTGGCTTTCAAAGGTGACGTGTACACCGGCCTGGACGCCGAGAGCTTCAGTGAACAGGACTTCGACTTTGCCCAACAGCATCTGCGCATGCTTTCCGGTCTGTATGGCGTCCTGAAACCGCTGGACCTGATGCAGCCCTACCGCCTGGAAATGGGTACCCGGTTCGAGAATAACCGTGGCAAGGATCTGTATGCCTTCTGGGGCAGCAAGATCACAGAGGAGATCAACCGGCTGCTTGCGGATGACGACGGCGTGCTGGTCAACCTTGCCTCCAACGAGTATTTCAAAAGCGTAAAGAAGAAAGACCTTGAAGGCCGGCTGATTACCCCCCAATTCAAGGACTGGAAGAATGGTCAGTACAAGATGATCAGCTTTTATGCCAAGAAAGCCCGGGGGCTGATGTGTCGGTTTGCCATTCAGAACCGCATTACCCAGGCCGACGACCTCAAGGGATTCAACCTCGAAGGCTATTACTTCAGCGAAGACCAATCCGATAAGAACAACTGGGTTTTCCTGCGGGATGAACAGTAA
- the gph gene encoding phosphoglycolate phosphatase (PGP is an essential enzyme in the glycolate salvage pathway in higher organisms (photorespiration in plants). Phosphoglycolate results from the oxidase activity of RubisCO in the Calvin cycle when concentrations of carbon dioxide are low relative to oxygen. This enzyme is a member of the Haloacid Dehalogenase (HAD) superfamily of aspartate-nucleophile hydrolase enzymes (PF00702).) has product MKPETTHRASTVLFDLDGTLIDTAPDFIRCLNQLREHHGLPALPHEHIRRSVSNGARAMIRVGFGLEPKHPEYLEKHTAFLDLYEAGVAVETSLFEGMDELLKALEEQGIPWGIVTNKPARFAVPLIEALNLADRCAALVCPDHVAQRKPHPEALFLACQQIGADPATGIYVGDHERDIEAGRNAGMKTIAVRYGYIEEPEAVDLWQADLIADTVTDLAKLLQ; this is encoded by the coding sequence GTGAAGCCTGAAACCACGCATCGAGCCTCCACGGTCCTGTTTGACCTGGATGGAACGCTGATTGACACCGCACCGGACTTTATCCGGTGCCTGAATCAGTTACGGGAACACCACGGGCTCCCCGCCCTTCCCCACGAGCATATCCGACGCTCGGTTTCGAACGGCGCGCGCGCCATGATCCGGGTCGGCTTCGGCCTGGAACCGAAACATCCGGAATACCTGGAAAAACACACCGCGTTCCTCGACCTCTACGAGGCGGGCGTGGCAGTGGAGACCAGCCTGTTCGAGGGGATGGACGAGCTTCTCAAAGCCCTCGAGGAGCAAGGTATTCCCTGGGGCATTGTGACCAATAAGCCTGCCAGGTTCGCGGTTCCACTGATCGAGGCCCTTAACCTGGCTGACCGGTGCGCGGCGCTGGTTTGCCCCGATCACGTTGCCCAGCGCAAACCTCATCCGGAGGCCCTCTTTCTGGCCTGCCAGCAGATCGGCGCCGATCCCGCCACCGGCATTTACGTGGGCGACCACGAACGGGACATCGAAGCCGGGCGTAACGCAGGCATGAAAACCATCGCCGTCCGCTACGGTTACATCGAGGAGCCGGAAGCCGTTGACCTGTGGCAAGCGGACCTCATCGCCGACACCGTCACGGACCTGGCAAAGCTGTTACAATAG
- the rdgC gene encoding recombination-associated protein RdgC produces the protein MWFRNARVFRFTKPFDISAEELEEKLQADAFKPCGPQETSRQGWVPPLGKHGEQLVHSANGYHLIALRKEEKILPGPVVKEAVEEKAEAIEFEQGRKVRRKEKDEIKEQVMLEMLPQAFSKNRRSFAYLAPQDGVLVVDAGSAKQAEDLASTLRKSLGSLPVRPPAVEQAPAFTFTGWLNESIDLPGKVVLGTECELKDPSEDGGVVRCKGLDLKADEIRNHLDAGMQVTKLSLTWDDNVSFVLDEELGIRRLKFGETLQDQLDDVDVDDHAAKFDAAFTLMTLELSRLIPGLLEALGGEDRSAIVEE, from the coding sequence ATGTGGTTTCGCAACGCCCGCGTATTCCGATTTACCAAACCCTTTGATATCTCTGCCGAAGAGCTGGAAGAAAAGCTCCAGGCCGACGCCTTCAAGCCCTGCGGACCTCAGGAAACCAGCCGCCAGGGCTGGGTTCCGCCCCTGGGCAAGCATGGCGAACAGCTGGTTCACAGTGCCAACGGCTATCACCTGATTGCCCTGCGCAAGGAGGAAAAGATTCTTCCCGGCCCGGTGGTGAAAGAAGCGGTTGAGGAGAAGGCCGAAGCCATCGAGTTCGAGCAGGGCCGGAAGGTCCGGCGCAAAGAAAAGGACGAAATCAAGGAACAGGTAATGCTGGAGATGCTGCCCCAGGCCTTCTCCAAGAACCGCCGCTCCTTTGCCTACCTCGCCCCCCAGGACGGTGTTCTGGTGGTGGACGCGGGTTCCGCCAAGCAGGCGGAAGATCTGGCCTCGACTCTGCGCAAGAGCCTCGGATCGCTGCCGGTTCGTCCACCCGCGGTGGAACAGGCACCTGCTTTCACCTTTACCGGTTGGCTGAACGAATCCATCGACCTGCCCGGCAAGGTGGTTCTGGGCACTGAATGCGAACTCAAGGATCCGTCTGAAGATGGCGGCGTGGTGCGCTGCAAAGGCCTGGACCTGAAAGCCGATGAAATCCGCAACCATCTGGATGCGGGCATGCAGGTGACCAAGCTGTCCCTGACCTGGGACGACAACGTCTCCTTTGTGCTGGATGAAGAACTGGGCATCCGTCGCCTCAAATTCGGCGAAACACTTCAGGATCAACTGGACGATGTCGACGTGGACGACCACGCTGCCAAGTTTGATGCGGCTTTCACGCTCATGACCCTTGAGCTGTCCCGGCTGATTCCAGGGCTCCTGGAAGCGCTCGGCGGCGAAGATCGCTCTGCGATTGTCGAAGAGTAA
- the ubiG gene encoding bifunctional 2-polyprenyl-6-hydroxyphenol methylase/3-demethylubiquinol 3-O-methyltransferase UbiG → MTNQNVDRNEIAKFEALASRWWDPSSEFKPLHDINPLRLNYIDERVSLAGKRALDVGCGGGLLSEGMAQRGAHVTGIDMGEAPLAVARLHGMESGVNVDYRQITIEELAEDSEHAGQYDVVTCLEMLEHVPDPASVVRSCAAMLKPGGHLFVSTINRNPKSFLFAIVGAEYVLRLLPKGTHEWKKFIRPSEMSDHLRHAGLEVRELTGMTYNPVTKVYKLGRDVDVNYLMHARDIREA, encoded by the coding sequence ATGACAAACCAGAACGTAGACCGGAACGAGATCGCCAAATTCGAGGCCCTGGCCAGCCGCTGGTGGGATCCCTCGAGCGAATTCAAGCCACTGCATGATATAAATCCCCTGCGGCTGAACTACATCGACGAGCGGGTTTCCCTGGCCGGAAAGCGCGCTCTGGATGTCGGCTGCGGTGGTGGCCTGCTGTCGGAGGGCATGGCCCAGCGCGGCGCCCACGTTACCGGTATCGACATGGGCGAGGCTCCGCTGGCCGTCGCGCGGCTGCATGGCATGGAGAGCGGTGTGAATGTGGATTATCGCCAGATCACCATCGAAGAACTGGCCGAGGACAGCGAACATGCGGGCCAGTACGACGTTGTTACCTGCCTGGAAATGCTTGAGCATGTGCCGGATCCCGCATCGGTGGTGAGGTCCTGTGCCGCCATGCTGAAACCGGGCGGCCATCTGTTTGTATCAACCATCAATCGGAACCCGAAATCGTTTCTTTTCGCGATTGTGGGGGCGGAATACGTGCTCAGGTTGCTACCCAAAGGCACCCACGAATGGAAGAAATTTATCCGGCCATCGGAAATGTCCGACCATCTTCGCCACGCAGGGCTGGAAGTCCGTGAACTTACGGGCATGACCTATAACCCCGTCACCAAGGTGTACAAGCTCGGTCGGGACGTGGACGTCAACTATCTGATGCATGCCAGGGATATTCGTGAAGCCTGA
- a CDS encoding DUF2788 domain-containing protein, which produces MNEAMFSQIAMLVFLTGLIVWMGVIVWDLAKKSQAGKFGTIALFTVLGAGVVGFIVKTVLVEIMQI; this is translated from the coding sequence ATGAACGAAGCAATGTTTTCCCAGATCGCCATGCTGGTGTTTCTGACCGGCCTGATTGTCTGGATGGGTGTCATCGTCTGGGATCTGGCCAAGAAATCCCAGGCCGGCAAGTTCGGCACCATCGCACTGTTTACGGTGCTGGGCGCCGGCGTTGTGGGTTTTATCGTTAAAACCGTACTCGTAGAGATCATGCAAATATGA
- a CDS encoding YciK family oxidoreductase, whose translation MHDYQAPADLLKDRIVMVTGAGSGIGRAAAKAYAAHGATVVLVGRTVSKLETVYDEIEAAGHPKPAIVPMNFEGAAVKDYEELAMTLEDNFGQLDGLLHNAAILGDRSPVELYDPETWNKVMHVNATAPFLLSRAMIPLLRKSDDASVIFTSSGVGRKAKAYWGAYAVSKFAVEGLSQLLSEELDDERHNVRVNSLNPGATRTNMRAHAYPAENPQQNPAPEDLMPIYLYLMGKDSQGVNGQKLDAQPK comes from the coding sequence ATGCATGATTACCAAGCACCCGCCGATCTTCTGAAAGACCGCATCGTAATGGTGACGGGTGCCGGCAGTGGCATTGGCCGGGCTGCAGCCAAGGCCTACGCCGCCCATGGCGCCACCGTGGTACTGGTAGGTCGCACGGTCAGCAAACTCGAAACGGTTTACGATGAAATTGAAGCAGCCGGCCACCCCAAGCCTGCCATCGTGCCCATGAACTTCGAGGGCGCCGCGGTGAAAGACTACGAAGAATTGGCTATGACCCTGGAAGATAACTTCGGGCAGCTGGATGGTTTGCTGCACAACGCGGCAATTCTGGGCGACCGCAGTCCTGTGGAGCTTTATGACCCGGAGACCTGGAACAAGGTCATGCACGTGAACGCAACGGCGCCGTTCCTGCTAAGCCGGGCAATGATTCCCCTGCTTCGCAAATCCGACGACGCCTCGGTGATCTTCACCTCCTCTGGTGTCGGCCGCAAGGCAAAAGCCTACTGGGGCGCCTATGCCGTCTCCAAGTTTGCCGTAGAGGGCCTGAGCCAGTTGCTGTCCGAAGAGCTGGACGATGAGCGTCACAATGTCCGGGTAAACAGTCTGAACCCCGGCGCGACCCGTACCAACATGAGAGCCCACGCCTATCCGGCGGAGAATCCACAGCAAAATCCGGCACCAGAGGACCTGATGCCGATTTACCTGTACCTCATGGGCAAGGACAGCCAGGGCGTCAACGGCCAGAAACTGGACGCACAACCGAAATAA
- a CDS encoding helix-turn-helix domain-containing protein, producing MTEKDAGGQDSHQKARMLQDMLLDALHAMRSLEEVEGLEKPAAQERTPEGLIDRLASLTGSALRFGVKATDTSLRVGRALINSQDQLRAMLTAGQSLKDIREVAGLTVSEMSEALNLRDKSVLEAIENGTTTLSFELILRLAALIARNDPIPFIMRTTRNYNPEVWQILNDWGVARLPLQFEREREFINIFRRHDDARTLSDEGFQKVLEFTRQSFEMSLHFIEEQERQVAELRATYEEKHPDVKRSPDKPAAKKKQPERTPPSTK from the coding sequence ATGACTGAGAAGGACGCAGGCGGACAGGATAGCCACCAGAAAGCACGGATGTTGCAAGACATGCTACTGGACGCGCTACATGCCATGCGCTCCCTGGAGGAAGTGGAAGGGTTGGAGAAACCGGCGGCTCAGGAACGAACGCCGGAAGGCCTGATCGACCGCCTGGCAAGCCTTACCGGGTCTGCGCTCCGCTTCGGGGTCAAGGCGACGGATACGTCTCTTCGGGTGGGCCGGGCGCTGATCAATTCCCAGGATCAGCTGCGGGCAATGCTCACAGCAGGCCAGTCTCTCAAAGACATCCGCGAAGTGGCCGGCCTCACCGTATCTGAAATGAGCGAGGCCCTTAACCTGCGGGACAAGTCCGTCCTGGAGGCTATAGAGAACGGCACCACCACCCTGTCCTTCGAACTGATACTACGTCTGGCAGCCCTCATTGCCAGAAACGATCCCATCCCGTTCATCATGCGCACCACGCGCAACTACAATCCCGAAGTCTGGCAGATTCTGAATGACTGGGGCGTGGCGAGACTGCCCCTGCAATTTGAGCGGGAGCGGGAGTTTATCAACATCTTCCGCCGGCATGATGACGCTCGCACGCTCTCGGATGAAGGTTTCCAGAAAGTGCTGGAGTTCACCCGTCAAAGCTTTGAAATGTCCCTGCACTTTATTGAGGAGCAGGAACGGCAGGTGGCCGAACTCAGGGCCACCTACGAGGAAAAGCACCCCGACGTGAAAAGGTCACCAGACAAGCCTGCCGCCAAAAAGAAGCAGCCGGAGCGCACCCCACCGTCAACCAAATAA
- a CDS encoding TRZ/ATZ family hydrolase has translation MTADTITAADIRINARWLIPIEPAGTVLEHYAVIIQGDRLAAVIPQEQADRSFRTRETVDLPNHVVMPGLINMHGHAAMSLFRGMADDLPLMTWLNDHIWPAEGRFISEQFIADGTQLAMAEMLRTGTTTFSDMYFFPEIAAQMAHDTGIRAQVCFPLLDFPTPWGAGPEEYLRKGADFIDSWKNDGYIMPAIGPHAPYTVSDGPMIEAVRLSEKTGAAIQIHLHETAFEVAEATEKLGQRPTARLADLGLLRPETQCVHMTQIDASDISLLKQTGAHVIHCPESNLKLASGLCPVQELLDSGINVAIGTDGAASNNDLDLFGELRTAAMMAKVVANDASALSAHKALQMATINGARALGRDHELGSLAEGKLADIIAIDLSDPFLQPVYDPASHLVYSNHGRSVSHSWINGVPQVQDGRLTRIDVADLMLRVEDWAGRIRTKAD, from the coding sequence ATGACGGCAGACACTATCACCGCAGCCGATATTCGCATCAACGCGCGCTGGCTGATCCCGATTGAGCCGGCAGGCACGGTACTTGAGCATTATGCAGTGATTATCCAGGGTGACCGCCTTGCCGCAGTCATTCCCCAGGAACAGGCGGACAGATCGTTCAGAACCCGGGAAACCGTTGATCTTCCGAACCACGTCGTCATGCCCGGCCTGATCAACATGCACGGCCACGCGGCCATGAGCCTGTTCAGGGGCATGGCAGACGATCTTCCGCTGATGACCTGGCTGAATGACCATATCTGGCCGGCCGAAGGTCGCTTTATCAGCGAGCAGTTCATTGCCGATGGGACCCAACTGGCCATGGCCGAGATGCTGCGTACGGGAACCACCACGTTTTCTGACATGTATTTCTTCCCGGAAATTGCGGCTCAGATGGCGCACGATACGGGCATTCGTGCGCAAGTCTGTTTTCCGCTGCTCGACTTCCCGACGCCGTGGGGTGCCGGCCCCGAGGAATACCTGCGCAAGGGCGCTGACTTTATCGACAGCTGGAAAAACGATGGCTACATCATGCCGGCCATTGGCCCCCATGCACCCTACACCGTGTCCGACGGCCCGATGATTGAAGCCGTCCGGCTCTCGGAAAAGACCGGCGCAGCCATCCAGATCCACCTGCACGAAACGGCATTCGAAGTGGCCGAGGCTACTGAAAAGCTGGGTCAACGGCCGACAGCCCGACTGGCGGATCTCGGCCTGCTCCGCCCAGAGACCCAGTGCGTACACATGACCCAGATTGATGCCAGCGATATCAGCTTGCTTAAACAAACGGGCGCCCATGTTATCCACTGCCCGGAATCGAATCTGAAGCTGGCCAGCGGCCTTTGTCCGGTGCAGGAACTCCTCGATAGCGGGATTAACGTCGCCATAGGCACCGACGGCGCCGCCAGCAACAACGACCTCGATCTGTTCGGGGAACTCCGGACTGCCGCCATGATGGCCAAAGTAGTGGCCAATGATGCCTCGGCGCTATCGGCGCACAAGGCCCTGCAGATGGCCACCATCAACGGGGCAAGGGCTCTGGGGCGGGACCATGAACTGGGTTCTCTGGCCGAGGGCAAGTTGGCGGACATCATTGCCATTGACCTGAGCGACCCGTTTTTGCAGCCGGTCTACGACCCGGCTTCGCACCTCGTATACAGCAACCATGGTCGATCAGTAAGCCACAGCTGGATTAACGGCGTACCACAAGTACAGGATGGCCGGCTTACCCGCATTGACGTTGCCGATCTCATGCTTCGAGTTGAGGACTGGGCCGGGCGAATCCGCACAAAGGCTGACTAA
- the mtnA gene encoding S-methyl-5-thioribose-1-phosphate isomerase, with the protein MTTTPKPSQERAIGTVAIRWHGSSLELLDQRLLPGEEHWITLEGAAGVAQSIRDMVVRGAPAIGISAAYGVALAARHAGGGDWKAEIKQAIRELAASRPTAVNLFWALQRMERIFHACHSLDEAVKRLASEARAIHEEDLAANFAMADHALEFIGAEAPFSVLTHCNTGALATGGYGTALGVVRRLYEEKLLADVYADETRPWLQGGRLTAWELSRDGIPVTLNADGAAAAIMARKDVRWVIVGADRITANGDVVNKIGTYSLAVLARHHKVGFMVVAPSSTVDMATASGADVAIEERDGIEIREIRGIGLAPEGINVFNPVFDVTPASLIDAIVTEKGVVHNPNITGMQALFG; encoded by the coding sequence ATGACAACAACCCCGAAACCCTCCCAAGAACGGGCCATTGGCACCGTTGCGATTCGCTGGCACGGCAGCAGTCTTGAGCTGCTGGATCAACGCCTGCTGCCGGGAGAGGAGCACTGGATAACGCTGGAAGGCGCTGCCGGGGTAGCGCAGAGTATCCGGGATATGGTGGTTCGGGGCGCTCCTGCAATCGGCATCAGTGCAGCCTACGGGGTGGCCCTTGCGGCCAGACATGCCGGTGGCGGGGACTGGAAGGCCGAAATCAAACAGGCCATTCGCGAGCTTGCAGCTTCACGTCCGACCGCAGTAAACCTGTTCTGGGCGCTGCAGCGCATGGAAAGGATTTTCCACGCGTGCCATTCGCTGGACGAAGCGGTAAAACGCCTGGCCTCGGAGGCCCGGGCCATACATGAGGAAGACCTGGCCGCCAACTTTGCCATGGCGGACCATGCCCTTGAGTTTATCGGAGCAGAGGCACCGTTTTCGGTGCTGACCCATTGCAATACCGGTGCATTGGCCACCGGGGGCTACGGTACGGCACTGGGCGTTGTTCGTCGTCTCTATGAGGAAAAGCTGCTGGCAGACGTCTATGCCGACGAGACTCGCCCCTGGCTTCAGGGTGGCCGGTTGACGGCCTGGGAACTTTCACGCGACGGCATTCCCGTCACGTTGAATGCCGATGGTGCCGCTGCCGCCATCATGGCCCGGAAAGACGTACGCTGGGTGATCGTCGGCGCGGATCGAATAACTGCCAATGGTGATGTGGTCAACAAGATCGGCACCTACAGCCTGGCGGTTCTGGCCCGCCATCACAAAGTGGGCTTCATGGTGGTCGCGCCTTCAAGCACGGTGGACATGGCCACGGCGTCAGGGGCAGATGTGGCCATTGAGGAGCGCGACGGCATTGAGATCCGGGAGATACGCGGTATCGGGTTGGCGCCGGAAGGCATCAACGTATTCAATCCGGTCTTTGACGTGACACCGGCAAGCCTGATCGACGCGATCGTTACTGAAAAGGGCGTGGTGCATAACCCGAATATAACCGGTATGCAGGCGTTATTTGGTTGA